Genomic window (Spirochaetota bacterium):
CCGGCGTGAGCAGATAAAAGAAGGCGATGCATCTTCGTGGAGCGGCGCCGATGAATTCTCCGGCGTTATCTCCGTGGTGTACGATGCGGATGCACTTTACATCGGCATGAACGTGAAAAAGGCGGGCGGGCGCGGTGAACGGCGCGACAGGGACGCCGCATGGGACGGCGATGCGCTTGAGCTTTTCATCGATACGGACCCGGACGCCATGCTCGATACGCCCACGTTCACGAAGCACTGCTTTCAAATGCTCTTCGGCTTACCGACGCCGAAGCACCCCGGCATATTCTGCATGAAGCGCGGCATGACGGACAAGCAGATCGATCCTGCGTCCATTACCCATGCCACCGCAGAGAACGCATCGGGATATTCGCTTGAAGTGCGCATACCCTGGGGCGAGATAAACGGCGCACGGCTTTCAGGCGGCGGCGTCATGGGATTCGATGCGGGCATAGACAACAATACGAGCGGTCAGCGCAAGTGGCAGATGCTCTGGTGCGGGAAGAACGATAATTACAAGAACAGAATGAATTATGGACGATTGATACTGCAATAAAAGAAGTTTTCATTTGCCACCATCACCGCCTTCCGCCCTCGCTTACCCTGCCCCACCCCCATCAAGCATCGTAATTCCGTCCGAATTTACCGATATTTCTTTCCCGCGGCAACACCTTTCATACCCCCATGCCGTCTACGCATCGGCAAATTCGTCCATATTGTGGGCATATTCCGTAATTTCCGTTTGAAATAGATCGCGAAAATGCGCAAAATTGCAGTCAAGAACCGCAGCAGAGCAGATATGCGATCTTCACGTTCTCTTTCTTCGGAGCGATGAGCGCGATCGTTCGCCGTAGTACATTGTCAAACAACACGAACGAGAACGCCACACGCGCATAGTGCAGGCTCATTGCCGTCGATACCCGAAGCACTTCCTCGCCGTCCGACGAAATGACGATGTCCCCCCCGCCGCGTACGATCTCATAGTAAAGCCCGATACCGCCGGTGACGAGATCGATAGCAAGTCGTGAACCATCCGTCACAGGCGAGATAGTCGAGGAGAACCACCGTGAGGGCTGATGATCGAACCAGGTACCGATGAGCGAAGGGCTTGCCGGCGTCCATCCTTCGTGCGGGAGCAGCGTTGAGAGCTCGATCATGCGCGCATGTTCGTATCGGTTCTGCGTCATCGGCGCAGGGAATGCTTTCTCATCGTTGCGAGCACGGAACTTTTCTGTCAGTACGCCGGTAATGATATCCGCGTAGAGTCGATACCCGTCATCAGAGGGATGACATCCGTCGGTGAGGATGCGCTTCGTGTCAAGACCCGAGGCGACGCGCTTCATCACCTCGCCGGCGACATCGATATACGCAATACCGTAGTGCTCCGCGAGCGCGATATGCAGCGGGCGTGTGTTTGAGCCATAGTCCCATCCCGACCCGATAATGATCATTACAATCGCCATGGCGGGATTTGCGCGATGGAGTTTCCTGAGTATCCCTTCCATCGTTTCCATTGTATCTGGTACCGGTTTATCAGCACCGTCATTGACCGCGAATTCCACGAACGTGAGGTCCGGCGTGAATGGAAGCACATCGCGGTCCATCCTGAACACGCCGAGCTTCGACGGCGTACCGCCGATAGCAGCGTCGACGGACTTTATATGCGCACTCGGAAAGGTCTCTTCCATCCACCGCGTTACGAGCGCACGATACGAGGTCTTCAGCGGATCGCTCGCCGTCGCACCCCAAGTTATGGAGCCGCCAAGATAGGCGACGGTAAGACGGTCACCGTTCTTCAATCTGTCGAAAAAGTTCTTGAGCTCGCTACTCATGTTCTGAAAAATTTCCTACGGAGACAGAAGTTAGTTCGATCTCCATTCTCTGCTTTCATCTGATCTTGAACACAAAACCCGTAGCCAGTCCTGCGGTATCTCGGTTCACGAAGAGATAATCCGAGGCTCCCGAACCGTCCCGCAATATCAGGGGCGTTTCCAGCCGTCCGGGCTCGTTCCAATAGTGCGTGGGCCCATGGTGTCCCAGGGTCGGATCGCTCCAGTGAATCCCGTCATTGCTCTCAAAATACCAGCCTCCGTTTTCTTCCTCATCATAACCCATATCATGGACCAGCATGCAGTATCTGCCGTTCTCAATCCACACGTGGGGATCTTCCAGGCCTCTGAACGGTTTCCGAGACACCCGGCTCAACATGCGCGAGGAATCGACAACCGGACGATTCAGTTTCCGTACATACGGACCCTCTAATGTTTTGGAACACGCCAGCCCGGGGCTGTCGTGCAAACCTTGGTCGCGAAGCCGCGCTCCCGTGTAGTACAGCCAGTATTCGCCGTTGGTGGGATGTTTGAGAAAAGACGGATTGTCGCAGCGAAAGTAATCCCACGCATCCGGATCATCGGACGGCCCCAGTACCCGGTTCCCGCCGTTCGCATAGGTCCAATGCCACAGGTCATTTGAAAGGCACAATCCAATCCCCGCTCCACGGACGCGAATGAGTTCTGGAAGGCTTACATCTCCAATGCCATGGTAGAACAGCGCATATCCGTCATCAACCTTGTAGATTCTGGGATTGATCAAGCCATCACAGTCCCAGTATCCCGGCCCACGTCCCTTGATAACCGTTCCGTGCACAGTGTACGGGCCCGCAGGGTCGTCCGCTGTGGCATGCGCAATCTCTCCTTGCGCTTTCCATGTGTCGATATGCTCAGGGGTACGCGTGAAGAAGACGTGGATTTTATTGTCCGGGCCGTAGATCGGAGCGCAACACCACACGGCCCATCCGTCGGCACTCAAGTCCAGAATGCGGTTCAATGGCTCCAAGCGATTTGCAAACGGTCTGCCCGGTTGCATCGTAGTTCCTTCTTGGTTTGCTGTTTCCACGATCTTTTCCTTGTCTCTGTTGATTCGATTATTTCTTTTGCTTTTTTTATAATTCATCGATGCAAGGGAAAAATACCACTCAGTATGCCGCCATCGTGCCGACCATAGCTAAATTCTCGAACCGGATAGTATCCACAAGAGGTACATGCGATTTCACCGAGAAAACCGTCTTCACCCCCCGGACCACGGACGCCTCGGGAACTCCTGCTTCGAACCGCTCGGCGATGGTCACTTCACGGAAATCGCTCGAAACCGGATATGATCCTGAACGGACATACGACATTTTATTCGTTCCCGGCTCGGTCCGTTTCGAAGGAACATAGACGAGCCATTCATGCAGTCCGGCGGGAACCTGTTTCGATTCCCACGAGAGGCCACCGAGCGTAAGCGTAAGTTTTGCCGGAGATTTCAGTATCGTGACGACATGAAGGTAATCGCTCACCGGTGTAACGTGCCAGTCGGAGTCGTGGCCACGGCGAGTGCTCTCGGTGATCGTCGCATCAACGAGCTGGCGGTGATGGAACAGAAATATCTTTTCCTGCGCAGGGGCAGGTGCACTTCCGCCTTTAAGCCAGTCGGAAAAGTAGCGTATCATTTCCATAAGCGTTTTTCCGCGCAGATTGCATTCGCTCACCGCATGGTCCTCGCCAAAATCGTTCCATGTCTGTATCATGAGATGGTTCGCCTTATATGCGAGCGCTTTTCTCCATTGATCAATGAAGCGGCACAGGCCGAGCGTTTCCGCCATGTTCGGATTCCTATGCCCGCTGGTATAATAGGATGAATTGAGCGGCCACATGATAGGTTTGGCGTACTGCTTCTGCGCCGTATCCATCACGATGTCGCCGTTCATATCGCCCCAGCCGAGCCGTGCTCCCCAGAACGTTATGGTATTGAATACCGATCCCCAGCCCGACGGCTCAAGGTCGGCGGGTTCATAGTGGAACATGTCAAGGATGAAATAGAATGAATTCGTATTGCCCCATGCGTCGAAGAACGGTTTGAACTCATCCCATGTCCAAGCACCCATTTTTTCTTTCAGCGCGAGGCCGTAATTGAGCGGACATCCGAGGCCGATGACAAATTTATCACCGACCTTCATGAACGCGTTCGGGTATTCGTCCATGAGCGCTTTCACGCCTTGGCCGTAATTCGTTGCATAGTCGTACTTATTAGAGGGGTTGCCGACCGTCCATAGATCAGGGAATATTTTGACCGAATGCGACTCTGCGGCTTTCGCGAGGAGACGATAGGTCGGCGTGAATTTGCTCTGCGGGACATGATGTCCGGAAATGAGAATCCCGAGCGCGTCGATCCCCGCTTCCTTTGCATTATCCAGTTCAATCGTCATTCCCTGAACGCCGGAGTTGAGCTCTCCGACGATACGCTTAGAGAACCATGGGCGATACGTTTTATCTGTTTGCGGCCAATAATTCCAATCTTCAACAAGCTCGGTGTTGGTGCTTACCGCCGTTCCCGGCTCCTGGTCCTGCATGGGGAGAGATCCAAGCATAAAGCAGTGCATGGTACTCGCTACTACCATCGGTTTTTCCCGTGCGATGGGCTTTTTCATTCCTTCGGACATGGCATCCACTCCTGATAATTCAATATTCGCGATGAGAATGTCCGTGACCGGACGTGCGCCGAACCCGGTTTGCATATGTACGGATGCATATGCCCCGCCGAGAGAGAACGGCCCCCATCCGGTAAGCGGCAATGTCTGCGCAGTGCCGCCCTCCGGCTGTATCGTCAGCGAAGCGCCGCCGCTGCTAGGCGGGGGAAGCGTGAGTCTCAGGCGATACCATACGCCGCGCTTGAAATCGGTGACCGGCTTCGGATCGCCGCCAAACATGATCGTATCATTCCCGGTGAAAATAAGGGTGTCATTCGATCCTGTTTTATCAAACACGCGCAGAACAAATACGCCGTCCCCTCCACGATAGGTCGTTTCACTATTGATACACACATCGCAGGAGATAGTAATCTTTCCGCTGTCTGTGATCTTCCGTGCTATAAACGGCGAGGCGGCGGACCCTTCGGATACACGCATATGAACGGCTTGCGTGCTTTTTCCGAATGAGGTTACGGGCGCTGTCGCTATGCTGTTGTTCGCATCGCGTTTGCTCGCCGTCCAGCCGATGAAGCCGTCGAGGGCCTGTGCGTGAGCGGGCAATGCTCCTGTCGCAGAGAGTGCGAGCATCAATGCAATTACCTTTCCATTCATTCGGAACACTCTGTTGGTCTCCCTATGGGCATATCCAAATATTCTACTTTGCATTTTTTTCCTTCCTGTATTTCAACTGATTAGTGCTTCGAAATTAATCTGCGCTTCCTCAACCGTCGTGGCTCCAATGACGAACACAAAGCCTTCGCCGCCGAGTTCTTTTTTTACGCGTCGAGCGCCATTCGGTGTAGTATATATCTGGCAGAATTTATTTGCACGTCGAATCTTTCCAAGAACATCGAGCCATTGACTTGCGTCCGGTTGACCTGCGCCGGGTATCCACTGCACGCCCTTGAGCGTTGGTATGGATAGAACTGCGTCCAGATGAGGCAGCTGTCCCTTGCCATCGAGATGGTAGAATGGATCGCTGAGGTGCCCGCAAAGCGTATGCAATTCCGGCATGACAAACTCTTGAAACATGGCTGGCGAAATCATATACGAGAAGTCGCATTGCAGCATGTAGGTCGTTCCTTTGGAGAACATAGGCACCCATGAAGCCGTACCGCGGCAGTAATCTTTGATCTTCTGCGCTTCATCGTTGTAATTCCTGACCCATTCAGCAGTGATGGTGCGAGCTATTTGCTGTACACGTTCGGGGTCATCGTAAAAATCCGTGAGGAGATTTTCATTGCCGCGAATCGCTGAAAAAACATCCAAA
Coding sequences:
- a CDS encoding SGNH/GDSL hydrolase family protein; the protein is MSSELKNFFDRLKNGDRLTVAYLGGSITWGATASDPLKTSYRALVTRWMEETFPSAHIKSVDAAIGGTPSKLGVFRMDRDVLPFTPDLTFVEFAVNDGADKPVPDTMETMEGILRKLHRANPAMAIVMIIIGSGWDYGSNTRPLHIALAEHYGIAYIDVAGEVMKRVASGLDTKRILTDGCHPSDDGYRLYADIITGVLTEKFRARNDEKAFPAPMTQNRYEHARMIELSTLLPHEGWTPASPSLIGTWFDHQPSRWFSSTISPVTDGSRLAIDLVTGGIGLYYEIVRGGGDIVISSDGEEVLRVSTAMSLHYARVAFSFVLFDNVLRRTIALIAPKKENVKIAYLLCCGS
- a CDS encoding glycoside hydrolase family protein, which translates into the protein METANQEGTTMQPGRPFANRLEPLNRILDLSADGWAVWCCAPIYGPDNKIHVFFTRTPEHIDTWKAQGEIAHATADDPAGPYTVHGTVIKGRGPGYWDCDGLINPRIYKVDDGYALFYHGIGDVSLPELIRVRGAGIGLCLSNDLWHWTYANGGNRVLGPSDDPDAWDYFRCDNPSFLKHPTNGEYWLYYTGARLRDQGLHDSPGLACSKTLEGPYVRKLNRPVVDSSRMLSRVSRKPFRGLEDPHVWIENGRYCMLVHDMGYDEEENGGWYFESNDGIHWSDPTLGHHGPTHYWNEPGRLETPLILRDGSGASDYLFVNRDTAGLATGFVFKIR
- a CDS encoding endo-1,3-alpha-glucanase family glycosylhydrolase encodes the protein MNGKVIALMLALSATGALPAHAQALDGFIGWTASKRDANNSIATAPVTSFGKSTQAVHMRVSEGSAASPFIARKITDSGKITISCDVCINSETTYRGGDGVFVLRVFDKTGSNDTLIFTGNDTIMFGGDPKPVTDFKRGVWYRLRLTLPPPSSGGASLTIQPEGGTAQTLPLTGWGPFSLGGAYASVHMQTGFGARPVTDILIANIELSGVDAMSEGMKKPIAREKPMVVASTMHCFMLGSLPMQDQEPGTAVSTNTELVEDWNYWPQTDKTYRPWFSKRIVGELNSGVQGMTIELDNAKEAGIDALGILISGHHVPQSKFTPTYRLLAKAAESHSVKIFPDLWTVGNPSNKYDYATNYGQGVKALMDEYPNAFMKVGDKFVIGLGCPLNYGLALKEKMGAWTWDEFKPFFDAWGNTNSFYFILDMFHYEPADLEPSGWGSVFNTITFWGARLGWGDMNGDIVMDTAQKQYAKPIMWPLNSSYYTSGHRNPNMAETLGLCRFIDQWRKALAYKANHLMIQTWNDFGEDHAVSECNLRGKTLMEMIRYFSDWLKGGSAPAPAQEKIFLFHHRQLVDATITESTRRGHDSDWHVTPVSDYLHVVTILKSPAKLTLTLGGLSWESKQVPAGLHEWLVYVPSKRTEPGTNKMSYVRSGSYPVSSDFREVTIAERFEAGVPEASVVRGVKTVFSVKSHVPLVDTIRFENLAMVGTMAAY